The following proteins come from a genomic window of Paenibacillus swuensis:
- a CDS encoding amino acid ABC transporter ATP-binding protein: protein MIQLTQLHKSFGELEVLNDVNLQVDKGSTVVIIGPSGSGKTTLLRCVNLLEMPTEGIVEVGASRLVFSTDQQPSKQAILSVRRQTGMVFQNYNLFPHMTVMQNVMEGPLTVLKRSKAEASVIAEELLKKVGLSEKAHQYPHQLSGGQQQRVGIARALAMEPEVVLFDEPTSALDPELVGEVLKVMKEVASEGITMVVVTHEMKFAREVADKVVIMDQGSIVEEGTPSYIFEQSTNTRTRSFLRSLS from the coding sequence ATGATTCAACTGACTCAATTGCATAAGTCCTTCGGGGAGCTTGAAGTGCTGAACGACGTGAATCTTCAGGTGGACAAAGGCAGTACAGTTGTCATTATCGGCCCCTCGGGGTCGGGAAAGACTACACTTCTGCGTTGTGTTAATCTGCTGGAAATGCCAACCGAAGGTATTGTGGAAGTCGGAGCATCCCGGTTAGTATTTTCAACGGATCAACAGCCGAGCAAGCAAGCCATCTTATCGGTTCGCAGACAAACGGGTATGGTATTTCAGAATTATAATTTATTCCCGCATATGACGGTTATGCAGAATGTCATGGAAGGACCGCTGACGGTGTTGAAACGCTCGAAAGCGGAAGCCTCGGTTATAGCAGAAGAATTGCTTAAGAAAGTGGGTTTGTCGGAGAAAGCCCATCAATACCCTCATCAACTATCCGGCGGACAGCAGCAGCGAGTGGGCATAGCGAGAGCTCTCGCTATGGAGCCTGAGGTTGTTCTGTTTGATGAGCCCACATCCGCACTGGATCCGGAGTTGGTCGGTGAAGTGCTTAAAGTTATGAAAGAGGTTGCTTCAGAAGGCATAACGATGGTCGTGGTAACCCATGAAATGAAATTTGCGCGCGAGGTCGCGGATAAGGTCGTCATTATGGACCAGGGTAGTATTGTGGAGGAAGGGACACCCTCTTATATTTTTGAACAATCTACGAATACCCGTACGCGCTCTTTCCTTCGAAGTTTGTCATAA